In one Brevibacterium sp. CBA3109 genomic region, the following are encoded:
- a CDS encoding nitronate monooxygenase family protein, whose protein sequence is MNSFANLLPQLRLPVFGSPMFIASGPDLVKAQCQAGIIGSFPTLNARPASMLTDWLDEIRESNAAFTTANPDRPAAPFAVNLIVHRSNNRLEADLAEVVRHQVPIVITSLGAREEVNEAVHSYGGIVLHDVINNKFAHKAVEKGADGVIAVAAGAGGHAGALSPFALVQEIRTWFDGPLLLSGAIAHGRSVLAALASGADCAYVGSAFLSTAEANVAEDYKQMVVDSAAEDVVYSSYFTGVKGNYLRGSITASGLDPDNLPDADPTKMDFGTKEGSDSKAWKDIWGSGQGIGVLGAKRTTAELVESLAAEFEAAKKDLAARN, encoded by the coding sequence ATGAATTCTTTCGCCAATCTTCTCCCCCAGCTGCGACTTCCAGTGTTCGGCTCCCCCATGTTCATCGCATCCGGGCCTGACCTGGTCAAGGCCCAGTGCCAAGCCGGCATCATCGGCTCCTTCCCCACGCTCAACGCCCGTCCTGCCTCGATGCTCACCGACTGGCTGGACGAGATCCGTGAATCCAACGCCGCGTTCACCACAGCGAACCCCGATCGTCCGGCGGCACCGTTCGCGGTGAACCTCATCGTTCACCGCTCAAACAACCGTTTGGAGGCAGACCTCGCCGAGGTGGTACGCCATCAGGTGCCCATCGTGATCACTTCCTTGGGTGCACGTGAAGAGGTCAATGAGGCCGTGCATTCCTACGGCGGCATTGTCCTCCACGACGTCATCAACAACAAATTCGCGCACAAAGCCGTGGAGAAGGGCGCCGACGGTGTCATCGCCGTGGCCGCCGGCGCCGGTGGACATGCCGGAGCACTCTCACCGTTCGCCCTGGTCCAGGAGATCCGGACCTGGTTCGACGGTCCGCTGCTGCTCTCCGGAGCCATCGCACACGGTCGTTCGGTCCTTGCCGCGCTGGCCTCGGGCGCTGACTGTGCCTATGTAGGCTCGGCCTTCCTGTCGACGGCAGAGGCCAACGTCGCCGAAGACTACAAGCAGATGGTCGTCGACTCCGCCGCCGAAGACGTCGTCTACTCCAGCTACTTCACCGGAGTCAAGGGCAACTACCTGCGCGGTTCGATCACAGCTTCGGGCCTCGACCCCGACAATCTTCCCGACGCCGACCCGACGAAGATGGACTTCGGCACGAAGGAGGGCTCGGACTCGAAGGCGTGGAAGGATATCTGGGGCTCGGGCCAGGGCATCGGCGTCCTCGGCGCCAAGCGCACCACCGCAGAACTCGTCGAGAGCCTGGCCGCCGAGTTCGAAGCCGCGAAGAAAGACCTCGCCGCTCGCAACTGA
- a CDS encoding GNAT family N-acetyltransferase has translation MDLEEVWPPFALRIRCGDMQLSPVRESDYPELAVIADGGVRRHDRPAFLVNWDSGTRTDIARSIAQYQWSTRANFRAEDWTIELTVRVDGRVVGVQGLSAKDFVRTRSVSTGSWLSLHEQGRGYGTEMRRAAVTAFADCFDAAVFHSEYLEGNDASRRVSEKLGYSPNGVKSIVAQDGLAHTEHQMIMAASDIVRGAKPVEVAGTEVVRRFLGLDPP, from the coding sequence ATGGATTTAGAAGAAGTCTGGCCACCGTTTGCCTTGAGAATCCGGTGCGGCGATATGCAGTTGTCGCCGGTGCGTGAGTCCGACTATCCGGAATTGGCCGTCATCGCAGACGGCGGCGTGCGCCGCCACGACCGACCAGCCTTTCTCGTCAATTGGGATTCGGGTACTCGGACGGATATCGCTCGGTCCATCGCACAGTATCAGTGGAGTACGAGGGCGAATTTCCGAGCCGAAGACTGGACCATCGAGCTCACCGTCAGGGTTGACGGGCGTGTTGTCGGCGTACAGGGATTGAGTGCCAAGGACTTCGTGCGTACCCGATCGGTATCAACAGGCTCCTGGCTGTCCCTGCACGAGCAGGGCAGAGGGTACGGCACCGAGATGAGGAGGGCTGCGGTGACAGCGTTTGCCGACTGTTTCGATGCCGCAGTCTTCCACTCCGAATATCTTGAGGGCAATGACGCCAGCCGCAGGGTCTCAGAGAAGCTCGGCTACTCCCCCAACGGGGTGAAGTCCATCGTCGCGCAAGACGGGCTGGCTCACACCGAACACCAGATGATTATGGCAGCTTCGGACATTGTCCGCGGTGCGAAGCCGGTGGAGGTTGCCGGGACAGAGGTGGTTCGCCGGTTCCTGGGACTCGACCCTCCTTGA
- a CDS encoding enoyl-CoA hydratase has product MSDYETILTAVDQGVATITIDRPKALNALNMQVLTDVTDAATGFDADDEVKAIIITGAGKAFAAGADIKEMSDLDFATAFKADWFAGWTRLTNVRKPVITAVNGFALGGGCELAMMGDILIASTKAKFGQPEINLGVLPGMGGSQRLTRAIGKAKSMDMCLTGRMMDAEEAERSGLVARVVEPEELLTTANEIAHTIASKSRIASAMVKEAVNTAFETTLEQGLRYERRLFHSTLATNDQSEGMAAFVEKRDPNFTDS; this is encoded by the coding sequence ATGAGCGACTACGAAACCATCCTCACGGCCGTCGACCAAGGCGTCGCCACCATCACGATCGACCGCCCGAAGGCTCTCAACGCGCTGAACATGCAGGTGCTCACCGATGTCACAGATGCGGCCACCGGATTCGATGCCGATGATGAGGTCAAGGCGATCATCATCACCGGCGCCGGCAAGGCCTTCGCCGCGGGCGCCGACATCAAGGAGATGTCCGATCTCGACTTCGCCACCGCGTTCAAGGCCGACTGGTTCGCCGGCTGGACCCGTCTGACCAACGTGCGCAAACCGGTCATCACCGCTGTCAACGGCTTCGCCCTGGGCGGCGGCTGCGAGCTGGCGATGATGGGCGATATCCTCATCGCGTCGACTAAGGCGAAGTTCGGCCAGCCCGAGATCAACCTCGGCGTCCTCCCCGGTATGGGCGGTTCCCAGCGTCTGACTCGTGCCATCGGCAAGGCCAAGTCCATGGACATGTGCCTGACCGGACGCATGATGGACGCCGAGGAGGCCGAACGTTCAGGCCTCGTCGCACGTGTCGTCGAACCCGAGGAACTGCTGACAACGGCCAACGAGATCGCGCACACGATCGCGTCCAAGTCCCGCATCGCCTCGGCGATGGTGAAAGAAGCGGTCAACACCGCATTCGAAACGACCCTCGAACAGGGACTGCGTTACGAACGTCGCCTCTTCCACTCCACTCTGGCCACAAACGACCAGTCCGAGGGAATGGCCGCATTCGTCGAGAAGCGGGACCCGAACTTCACGGATTCCTGA
- a CDS encoding acyl-CoA dehydrogenase family protein — MSRSTAAALPFGLTEEQQTISGMVREFADSEIAPHALEWDADHHFPVDVIKRSADLGMGGIYVSEEAGGTGMGRMDAALIFEAMSTACPSVAAYISIHNMVAWMIDKYGDAPQKEKYLAPLVSMEHLGSYCLTEPNAGSDAAALRTSAREDGDSYVLNGVKQFISGAGTSDTYLVMARSGQDGSRGISAFILENGMEGLSFGPNEQKMGWRAQPTRQVIMENVRVPKENLLGEPGQGFKIAMSGLDGGRLNIGACSLGGGQSALEKAIDYMGERQAFGTELSAFQALRFEVAEMQTKLEAARSLLWRAASAYDAGDPNTSLLSAMAKLTATDSGFDVANRALQLHGGYGYLTEYGIEKLVRDLRVHQILEGTNEIMRVIISRKSTGVG, encoded by the coding sequence ATGTCCCGCAGCACAGCAGCTGCCCTGCCGTTCGGTCTCACCGAAGAACAACAGACAATCTCCGGCATGGTGCGCGAATTCGCCGACTCCGAAATCGCTCCGCATGCTCTGGAGTGGGACGCCGATCACCACTTCCCCGTCGACGTCATCAAGAGGTCCGCGGACCTGGGCATGGGCGGAATCTACGTCAGCGAAGAAGCCGGGGGCACGGGCATGGGGCGCATGGACGCCGCCCTCATCTTCGAGGCGATGTCGACAGCCTGTCCCTCGGTCGCCGCCTACATCTCCATCCACAACATGGTGGCGTGGATGATCGACAAGTACGGAGATGCTCCGCAGAAGGAGAAGTACCTCGCTCCCCTGGTCTCAATGGAGCACCTCGGCAGCTACTGCCTCACTGAGCCCAACGCCGGTTCCGATGCTGCCGCTCTGCGTACCTCGGCGCGAGAGGACGGTGACTCTTATGTCCTCAACGGTGTCAAACAGTTCATCTCTGGCGCCGGCACCTCCGACACGTACCTGGTGATGGCACGCTCCGGTCAGGACGGATCGCGTGGAATCTCCGCGTTCATCCTCGAAAACGGCATGGAGGGGCTCTCTTTCGGCCCCAACGAACAGAAGATGGGATGGCGGGCGCAGCCGACCCGCCAGGTCATCATGGAAAACGTGCGTGTGCCGAAGGAGAACCTCCTCGGCGAACCGGGTCAGGGCTTCAAGATCGCCATGTCCGGTCTCGACGGAGGCCGGCTCAATATCGGAGCTTGCTCGCTGGGTGGCGGGCAGTCGGCGTTGGAGAAGGCCATCGACTACATGGGCGAACGACAGGCCTTCGGCACTGAGCTCTCCGCATTCCAGGCCCTGCGATTCGAAGTCGCAGAGATGCAGACAAAGCTCGAGGCCGCTCGCTCCCTCCTGTGGCGCGCTGCCAGCGCCTACGACGCGGGCGATCCGAACACCTCGCTGCTCTCAGCGATGGCGAAGCTGACAGCCACGGATTCGGGCTTCGACGTCGCCAACAGGGCACTCCAGTTGCACGGCGGCTATGGCTATCTGACAGAGTATGGAATTGAGAAGCTGGTGCGTGACCTGCGCGTCCACCAGATTCTGGAAGGCACCAACGAAATCATGCGCGTGATCATTTCGCGCAAGAGCACAGGAGTGGGCTGA
- a CDS encoding GNAT family N-acetyltransferase, giving the protein MAVDETFDSEQLNISPLDEVDAREMREFLLSAQEKFWGDRDLSGDHNAYWFHQFVASGLVARYRSEIVGYLLGAIPHDGPAYIHLVASRSDFRHRGIGRHLYQHFIEHSRKLGVSSVQATTMPDSSAAISFHSSLGFTGELIEGYAGTGDPRVFFELKLLEE; this is encoded by the coding sequence ATGGCTGTAGACGAGACTTTCGATTCTGAGCAGCTGAACATCAGCCCGCTCGACGAAGTAGACGCCCGTGAGATGCGAGAGTTCCTGCTCAGTGCGCAGGAGAAATTCTGGGGAGACCGGGACCTGAGCGGCGATCACAATGCCTATTGGTTCCACCAGTTCGTGGCCTCGGGACTGGTCGCCAGGTACCGTTCGGAGATTGTCGGCTATCTGCTCGGCGCCATCCCCCATGACGGTCCTGCTTACATCCACCTGGTTGCCTCCCGATCGGATTTCCGCCATCGGGGAATCGGGCGACACCTGTACCAGCACTTCATCGAACACTCGCGAAAGTTGGGTGTCTCATCGGTGCAGGCCACAACCATGCCGGATTCGTCCGCAGCGATCTCGTTCCATTCCTCACTCGGGTTCACCGGTGAACTCATCGAAGGCTACGCAGGCACCGGAGATCCGCGCGTGTTCTTCGAGCTCAAGCTCCTCGAGGAATGA
- a CDS encoding enoyl-CoA hydratase/isomerase family protein — translation MTTEAAASPSEPSVITSSHNGVGRIELNKPKLINALSQEMVGAIDDALKSWRNDDTIKTVLVTGRGERGLCAGGDIKAVYNDIVAGTDENARFWNREYKMNHEISEFPKPYVVIMNGITMGGGVGISGHGSHRIVTDSTKIGMPETGIGLFPDVGGTHLLANAPGELGTHLALTGLPVGAGAALAMGLADYYVPDADVPGLIAELEAGGDVETVIGRYATDAPENELAESTSWIDECYTGDRAEDIVAALAAHADPDANAAGKLIGTKAPTSVKVTLAALRAAGNMSLAEVLEQDYRVAVALTHRPDLKEGIRAQVIDKDRNPQWSPAAFDEVSDETVHDILTTDHKEKVFS, via the coding sequence ATGACGACTGAAGCTGCGGCATCGCCTAGCGAACCCTCCGTCATCACCTCGAGTCACAACGGGGTGGGGCGGATTGAACTCAACAAACCGAAACTGATCAACGCACTGAGCCAGGAAATGGTGGGTGCCATCGATGACGCGCTGAAGAGCTGGCGCAATGACGACACAATCAAAACGGTCCTGGTCACCGGACGCGGCGAACGCGGGCTGTGCGCCGGAGGCGACATCAAGGCCGTGTACAACGACATTGTGGCCGGCACCGATGAGAACGCCCGGTTCTGGAATCGCGAATACAAGATGAACCATGAGATCTCCGAATTCCCCAAGCCCTATGTTGTCATCATGAATGGCATCACGATGGGCGGCGGCGTCGGAATCTCGGGCCACGGCTCGCACCGCATCGTCACCGATTCCACGAAGATCGGGATGCCAGAGACTGGGATCGGCCTGTTCCCCGACGTCGGCGGCACACATCTGCTGGCCAATGCGCCGGGCGAACTCGGCACCCATCTGGCACTGACCGGACTGCCGGTCGGAGCAGGAGCAGCGCTGGCCATGGGACTGGCCGACTACTACGTTCCCGACGCAGATGTGCCAGGGCTCATCGCCGAGCTCGAAGCAGGCGGCGACGTTGAGACGGTGATCGGGCGCTACGCCACCGATGCTCCGGAGAACGAACTCGCCGAGTCCACGAGCTGGATCGACGAATGCTATACAGGAGACCGGGCGGAGGACATCGTCGCAGCGCTGGCCGCGCATGCGGATCCTGATGCCAATGCTGCAGGGAAACTGATCGGGACCAAGGCTCCCACTTCGGTGAAGGTGACTCTGGCCGCGCTCCGCGCTGCCGGAAACATGTCCTTGGCCGAGGTCCTCGAACAGGACTACCGCGTCGCCGTCGCGCTGACGCATCGCCCGGACCTCAAGGAGGGCATCCGCGCTCAGGTCATCGACAAGGACCGCAATCCGCAGTGGTCACCGGCCGCATTCGACGAGGTCAGCGACGAAACAGTCCACGACATCCTCACCACCGATCACAAAGAGAAGGTGTTCTCATGA
- a CDS encoding exodeoxyribonuclease III yields the protein MPTWVDSAKPDFITLQEVRAANDIALTVLEGTGYTTISHDAEAKGRAGVAVMARTQPVEVREGLGTDGYFDRAGRWLETDYRLGDGSLLTLVSAYVHSGEVDTPKQEDKYRFLDRMTVRLPELAETADHVLITGDLNVCHTERDLKNWKANRKKAGFLPEERGYFDGFFGDVGFVDVHRELSGDVDGPYTWWSMRGQAFDNNAGWRIDYQMATPELAQAAVKATVDKADSWAERWSDHAPLVIDYEVPAPK from the coding sequence ATGCCCACCTGGGTAGACAGTGCCAAACCTGACTTCATCACGCTGCAGGAAGTCCGGGCCGCAAACGACATTGCCCTCACAGTGCTCGAGGGCACCGGGTACACCACGATCAGCCACGACGCCGAGGCGAAGGGACGTGCCGGGGTGGCCGTCATGGCTCGGACTCAGCCGGTCGAGGTCCGCGAAGGTCTCGGCACGGACGGGTACTTCGATCGGGCCGGTCGGTGGCTGGAAACCGACTATCGCCTCGGCGACGGGTCGTTGCTGACACTCGTGTCGGCCTACGTCCATTCCGGTGAGGTGGACACTCCCAAGCAGGAGGACAAGTACCGTTTCCTCGACCGAATGACCGTGCGCCTTCCTGAACTCGCGGAGACCGCTGATCACGTGCTGATCACCGGTGACCTCAACGTCTGCCACACAGAACGGGACTTGAAGAATTGGAAGGCCAACCGCAAGAAGGCCGGCTTCCTGCCCGAGGAGCGCGGGTACTTCGACGGCTTCTTCGGTGACGTGGGTTTCGTCGACGTGCACCGGGAGCTCAGCGGTGATGTCGACGGTCCCTACACGTGGTGGTCCATGCGTGGTCAGGCCTTCGACAACAATGCAGGGTGGCGCATCGACTATCAGATGGCGACACCGGAACTTGCCCAGGCGGCTGTCAAGGCCACGGTCGACAAGGCCGACAGCTGGGCCGAGCGTTGGTCCGATCATGCCCCCCTCGTGATCGACTACGAGGTTCCAGCCCCGAAGTAG
- a CDS encoding MarR family transcriptional regulator, whose amino-acid sequence MAAEKTAASRLDPIEESRKQWLAHGWNDSTDGMTTVISVMRVHQLFLAKVDAALKPFALTFSRYEVLTLLSFTKSGTLPMSKISARLQVHATSTTNSVDRLEKAGLVKRRSHPDDRRTTLVELSEIGRELSSRATAALNDEVFSSPALAEANLSGLLPHLESLRSELEDHA is encoded by the coding sequence ATGGCGGCGGAAAAGACAGCAGCGAGCAGACTCGACCCGATCGAGGAGTCCAGGAAACAGTGGCTCGCCCACGGCTGGAATGATTCGACCGATGGCATGACGACCGTGATCTCGGTGATGAGAGTCCATCAACTGTTTCTCGCCAAGGTCGACGCCGCGCTCAAGCCATTTGCGCTGACCTTCTCACGATACGAAGTCCTCACTCTCCTGTCGTTCACCAAGTCGGGGACGTTGCCGATGTCGAAGATCTCGGCCCGACTCCAAGTCCACGCCACCTCGACGACGAATTCGGTCGATCGACTTGAGAAGGCCGGCCTCGTGAAGAGGCGCAGCCACCCCGATGACCGTCGCACCACGCTCGTCGAACTCAGCGAGATCGGCCGTGAGCTGTCGTCACGCGCGACTGCCGCCCTCAATGACGAGGTCTTCAGCTCACCTGCGCTGGCCGAGGCCAATCTGAGCGGGCTCCTACCCCATCTCGAATCACTGCGGTCCGAGCTCGAAGACCACGCCTGA
- a CDS encoding App1 family protein translates to MAKKKPEEGPLNLTPDMLHTAARMEDRFNGWLQNRATDHTYQRTVMAYDTYGGTGWVRVLGRLVLTPTGQPAADLQASIRGWKSFVSVPLPNDTAWVRVNDEEHMVTADRGGIIDTVIPGDFQPGETEIELWTDGSLVDSAAVRIIGEDSTFGIISDIDDTVMVTSLPRPFLAAWNTFVLSEHARSPVAGMAVLYDRITYMRPNSPMVYLSTGAWNSALTIKRFLSRNLYPMGPLLLTDWGPTTTRVFRSGKEHKRNSLERLSREFPWMKWLLIGDDGQKDEEVYGEFVDNHPDNVAAVAIRQLTVGEAVWAGGRSKRHGRGQGVPWIYAPDGAGLSSRLTERGIISTI, encoded by the coding sequence GTGGCGAAGAAGAAACCCGAAGAAGGACCGCTGAACCTCACTCCAGACATGCTGCACACCGCGGCACGGATGGAAGACCGTTTCAACGGTTGGCTGCAGAACCGCGCCACCGACCACACCTATCAACGCACGGTCATGGCCTATGACACGTACGGCGGCACCGGGTGGGTGAGAGTGCTCGGCCGCTTGGTCCTGACCCCGACCGGTCAGCCTGCCGCGGATCTGCAGGCGAGCATCCGAGGGTGGAAGTCCTTTGTCAGTGTGCCTCTGCCCAACGACACTGCATGGGTGCGCGTCAATGACGAAGAGCACATGGTCACTGCTGACCGGGGCGGCATCATCGACACGGTCATTCCCGGTGACTTTCAGCCCGGTGAGACGGAGATCGAACTGTGGACCGATGGGTCGCTCGTCGATTCCGCTGCGGTGCGGATCATCGGCGAGGACTCGACGTTCGGCATCATCTCCGACATCGACGACACCGTCATGGTCACCTCACTGCCCCGACCGTTTCTGGCCGCGTGGAACACTTTCGTCCTCAGCGAGCATGCCAGGTCACCGGTAGCGGGAATGGCTGTTCTCTACGACCGAATAACCTATATGCGCCCAAACTCACCGATGGTCTATCTGTCAACGGGCGCGTGGAATTCGGCCCTGACGATCAAACGGTTCCTCTCCCGCAACCTCTACCCGATGGGGCCCCTGCTGCTCACTGACTGGGGACCGACGACAACTCGAGTCTTCCGTTCGGGCAAGGAGCACAAACGCAACTCTCTTGAGCGGTTATCGCGTGAGTTCCCGTGGATGAAATGGCTGCTCATCGGCGACGACGGTCAGAAGGACGAGGAAGTCTACGGAGAGTTCGTGGACAACCATCCCGACAATGTCGCCGCGGTCGCAATCCGCCAGCTCACTGTGGGCGAAGCGGTTTGGGCTGGTGGTCGTTCGAAGCGCCACGGTCGCGGTCAGGGCGTGCCGTGGATTTATGCCCCGGACGGTGCAGGACTGTCCTCACGCCTGACCGAACGGGGCATCATCTCCACGATCTGA
- the trpS gene encoding tryptophan--tRNA ligase, producing MTTSSLPRTVSGIQATSDSLHLGNYIGALQQFVAHQESHDAFYFIANMHAITVEQDPSDLRERTLRTAAQFIAAGIDPEKSTIFVQSQVPAHPQLSWILECTTSMGEASRMTQFKDKSAKQEHVSLGLLTYPALMAADILLYNPQMVPVGEDQRQHLELTRNLAERFNYRFGETFVVPEAQILKATAKIYDLQNPASKMSKSLPSPLGRIDILDDAKSLTKKIKSAVTDDGKEIAYDPEAKPGVSNLLTIYSSLTSRSLDDIVAEYEGKMYGHLKVDLAEIAVEALTPVRERTNELLQDRAQLQAILDAGAAKANEIAEVTLRDVYDRVGFV from the coding sequence ATGACGACTTCTTCTCTGCCACGCACCGTTTCAGGCATTCAGGCCACCTCTGACTCACTGCACCTGGGTAACTACATCGGAGCTCTGCAGCAGTTCGTGGCGCATCAGGAGTCACACGATGCCTTCTACTTCATTGCGAACATGCACGCGATCACCGTCGAGCAGGACCCGAGCGATCTGCGCGAGCGAACCCTGCGCACAGCTGCGCAGTTCATTGCGGCGGGTATCGACCCGGAGAAGTCGACGATCTTCGTCCAGTCGCAGGTCCCGGCTCACCCCCAGCTGTCATGGATCCTCGAATGCACCACATCGATGGGCGAGGCCAGTCGGATGACACAGTTCAAGGACAAATCGGCCAAGCAGGAGCATGTGTCCCTGGGCCTGCTCACCTACCCCGCGCTGATGGCCGCCGACATCCTCCTCTATAACCCGCAGATGGTGCCCGTCGGCGAGGACCAGCGCCAGCATCTCGAGCTGACCAGAAACCTAGCCGAACGCTTCAACTACCGGTTCGGTGAGACCTTCGTCGTACCCGAAGCACAGATCCTCAAGGCCACCGCGAAGATCTACGACCTGCAGAACCCCGCCTCGAAGATGTCGAAATCCCTGCCCAGTCCCCTGGGTCGCATTGACATCCTCGACGACGCGAAGTCGCTGACGAAGAAGATCAAGTCCGCCGTCACCGACGACGGAAAGGAGATCGCCTACGACCCGGAGGCCAAGCCCGGAGTGTCGAACCTGCTCACGATCTACTCCTCCCTGACTTCGCGGTCGCTCGACGACATCGTCGCCGAGTACGAGGGAAAGATGTATGGCCACCTCAAGGTCGACCTCGCCGAGATCGCCGTTGAAGCCCTCACGCCTGTACGTGAGCGCACCAATGAGCTCCTGCAGGACCGAGCGCAGCTCCAGGCCATCCTCGATGCGGGTGCGGCGAAGGCCAATGAGATCGCCGAGGTGACCCTGCGAGACGTCTACGACAGGGTCGGCTTCGTCTGA
- a CDS encoding multidrug efflux SMR transporter yields MGWVLLAIAIILEVAATICLRMASVGGSKWWYVGVVAGYLVSFSLLSLTLRTGIPLGVAYGIWAATGVALTALAGRALFKEKLTRKMLVGIGLILIGVLLIELGSSHA; encoded by the coding sequence ATCGGCTGGGTTCTGCTCGCCATCGCGATCATTCTCGAGGTCGCGGCCACGATCTGTCTGCGCATGGCATCGGTCGGCGGCAGCAAATGGTGGTATGTCGGAGTCGTTGCCGGCTACCTCGTCTCGTTCAGCCTGCTCAGTCTGACTCTGCGCACCGGTATCCCCTTGGGAGTGGCCTACGGGATCTGGGCCGCCACCGGGGTGGCGCTGACTGCTCTGGCCGGCCGTGCATTATTCAAGGAGAAGCTGACGCGGAAGATGCTCGTCGGCATCGGTCTCATCCTCATCGGCGTCCTGCTCATCGAACTCGGCTCCTCACATGCCTGA
- a CDS encoding SOS response-associated peptidase, whose amino-acid sequence MSLDPADLADELRLDVISYDYTPRYNVPPGSFVPIVVERLDDEGQLIRRLETASWGLVPGWAKDAKIGFKAFNARSETVLEKPMFRQPIRRRRCALPIPGYYEWEATEDGKQPWMMSAAGDDPLFMAGLFEFWKQPDQSWLVSTTILTMEAAGHLRDVHHRMPVFLGQGAVDGWIDPAVSSADVPPLLASTLAQVDPASVTRHKVGKSVGNVRNDGPELTTPVG is encoded by the coding sequence ATGTCTCTCGATCCGGCAGATCTCGCCGATGAGCTCCGCCTTGACGTCATCTCCTACGACTACACGCCCAGGTACAACGTACCCCCGGGTTCTTTCGTGCCGATCGTCGTCGAACGACTGGACGATGAAGGACAGCTGATACGTCGACTGGAGACCGCTTCGTGGGGGTTGGTCCCCGGGTGGGCGAAGGACGCAAAGATCGGTTTCAAAGCATTCAACGCGCGTTCGGAGACTGTCCTTGAGAAGCCAATGTTCAGGCAGCCCATCAGGAGGCGGCGCTGCGCTCTTCCGATACCTGGCTACTACGAGTGGGAGGCTACGGAGGACGGCAAGCAGCCATGGATGATGTCAGCGGCAGGTGATGACCCGCTGTTCATGGCCGGCCTGTTCGAGTTCTGGAAGCAGCCGGACCAGTCCTGGTTGGTGTCGACGACGATCCTGACGATGGAAGCGGCAGGGCATCTGCGCGATGTCCACCACCGGATGCCGGTCTTCCTCGGCCAAGGCGCCGTCGATGGATGGATCGACCCAGCGGTATCGAGTGCCGACGTACCTCCACTGTTGGCGTCGACCCTCGCGCAGGTCGACCCGGCGAGTGTGACTCGACATAAAGTGGGCAAGAGTGTGGGCAATGTTCGCAACGACGGCCCAGAACTCACCACGCCCGTGGGCTGA
- a CDS encoding multidrug efflux SMR transporter has product MSKWLFLMGAIIAEVTGTLALKAALDSPTLYIIVGLGYAAAFVFLSLTLRVGMPLGIAYGIWGAAGVALTAVLSLVLFAEPLTPVMITGIVFIMAGVILVEVGNREDDTHQTVLDAPQRDPGDES; this is encoded by the coding sequence GTGAGCAAATGGCTATTTCTGATGGGCGCCATCATCGCCGAGGTGACTGGCACTCTGGCGCTGAAGGCAGCCCTTGACTCCCCCACCCTCTACATCATCGTCGGTCTCGGCTATGCCGCAGCGTTCGTCTTCCTCAGCCTTACCCTCCGCGTCGGTATGCCGCTGGGCATCGCCTACGGAATCTGGGGTGCGGCGGGAGTCGCGCTCACCGCGGTCCTCTCTCTCGTCCTCTTCGCTGAACCGCTCACACCCGTCATGATCACCGGAATCGTCTTCATCATGGCCGGCGTCATCCTCGTCGAGGTCGGCAACCGCGAAGACGACACGCACCAGACCGTATTGGACGCACCACAGCGCGATCCAGGAGACGAGTCATGA